Sequence from the Penaeus vannamei isolate JL-2024 chromosome 25, ASM4276789v1, whole genome shotgun sequence genome:
TGGAATCTTTAACCCTCAGGCTTGTCGTATCTGTTCACCACATGTTAAGGCTTTACTAAAAGCAGAGACAGTTGACAAGAAATCTGTCCATTGGAAAGCATTAAAGGGTCGCTTCACTAATGCAAAAAAGTGGGCTGCAAGAAAGGGCCTTGTTTTGAAATGGGGAGATGATAAGCTAGCACATGCACTCCAGTTGAATAGAGAGTACATGCGTTCAAAGAGTGAGGTTTCCACAGCGTCCCCTGCTCAACAACAGTCCAATACTCCCAGCTCTGACACTCTTCAAGAGAGCCAATTATCTCAGGACAAATTCAGGGACATCGTATATCAATATGTCACCGAGGTACTAAAGGAGAAATGTAGTGAAGACCTCTTACAAAGCTTGCCTGCAGCTCAATCTTCCAAAGCATCCAGGGGTAAGAGGGGTAAGGTTGGATCTTTCTCACATTTGCCGTcaccaaaaaggagaaaaaaaattactccCCATTCTGCATTAGACCATTCTCTGTCAACAAAGGAAGGTTCATCTTCTGTACATTCTTCTACCATTCCCTCGTCATCTTTTGAATCGGCTATGCCACTTCCATACCCTGTAAGCCCAGATAAACCACCTGCCATAGGTGCGCTTGGAGAGGGTTCAGGTAATTCGCTTCCAGGTATATGGTTCCCAGTGCCGTCAGATTGGAATGTTAGTATGGTCGGTGGAAAACTGGTAGCTACAAAACCATATGTTGATGAAAACGGTGCAGTGTCTCGTCAACCGATTGAGAATGTTGAGTTTCAAATCACCCGGAACTCAGGTAATAGCGTCATGAAATGCAGATATGTTCCCTCAACAGACAGCAATTCTTATCTTTCTTGGGAGGCGGCTATGAACAGGCTGAAGCAGTCTTTGGCTGAAGCAGATCAGCTTTTTCCGGAAAAACATTCCAACGTTACTGTAGCTCTATCTCCCACATCAAATGGACTGGATGTAGATTTTCATCAAGAGCCATCTGATGTATTAACAGCACTTGGAGAAGACTTTTTAGATCTGTGGAGATCTGTAGCGGATGCATATGCACCCAGGATGTTGTCTATGCCTCCAGGATTTGCAGGGGTGAGTTCCATTGCTGGGTCATCAGCTTATGCTCAGGTATTTCGATTTCTGTCTGCTCCTCGCATCCACATGGATGACATCCCTGTGCACCTGCGTCGGCCTCGGATTCATTATGTTGAGGCGGATGGGAGAACTCGGCAATCGGCATTAGCTCTGAGTTCAGTCCAGGCTGCTTTGGCATATGGCTCTGACTTTGCTGGCAGGATGGCTGAGAAATTACAGTCAGATCCTGAGCTAGATGCAGTAACAGTGATTCGCCTCTTGCAACAGCAAATGCTAGATGCAGCGCAGTCCTTGACATTCCACATCAAGGACCTTCTTAAGCAAGCAATTCACTTTCGGCTTTGTTTGCGTAAGGATACTCTGCCAAAACTACCTGAAAGTCATCATTATAAGATCCTGAAGGGGGATGCCTTTGCAGCAGATATTTTTGGACCGGCTTTAGAAAAAGCTATGAATTTCAAACCACCCACGACAAAGGACTAGTCATATGAGGACACTAAAGGGAGTTTATTCTCCCTCAACCACTTTTATTTAATTCTAAGCAggactttattttctatttccgaAGCAGTTCCAGCTTCACTTGTAAGTAAATATCACTTCCTAGAAAGACATTTTCATAGTGCAACTCAGTATGAAAGATTGTATTTATCCAGCATTTATGGATAAGTGCTGGATACAACTTACAAATAAGGTTTGTAATTAGTGTTTATGAATGTGGTAAATTGCATGATAATGGTAAGATGAAATAATATTTTTTGTATGGCCAGTTTTAAAACCGCGTCTCATCTAGAATGAGACAATTTAGGAAGTAAAACTGAAAGGATGAAATTACAATAAAATTGATAAGTGAACCAaaatcttttatttcctttagaTATATTGACTTAAGCTTCATACAAAGCAATATCTACTACACAAAAGTAATAGTTGTAACAGATGACTTAAGGATAACAGAACTACTCGCATAACTTCCTGGAGGTTTGTAAGTGATGATTTGCACATTCGAAGATACCCGAAAAGTCTTTAATTTGTAATCCCAGAcctcccaatcccttgcccgttgttgtcgtggggggcttaggagacggacaCTGAGACTGAGACctaatgcagggatctcccctgcctagggtcTCAGCACTCGACTCAACAAATTTTGCATGgcattttctccctccagctttcTGTTTTCGTCCTTTCTCCgatcccttctactatctacttcctaaggtgtaagagccgtgctggaaggatgaaaggctgaccttgtgccagtcatgaacggcctgcgggaaccatgggcacggtattcccctgatttaattgtctagcccttaccaaCTTAAGGGGctctgaggggtggactgtttatttcccctatATAATCAAGGCAtctcatggccagtaatgaagtaatacccatattagaggcaatgaggcttgccccttcatcaaatatcAATACCAATTCGGAACTttaccggctccccgaccccaggctctcctttggccacgactctgaacacaaactactacccactcctcaatgcctactagtgcattacgcACCCAAGCCGAGACtcatctccagaagacattcctactctcccaacttcctcaacttcatcatctctacccccacaacctcctTTATCAAGTATCCCATCCTccattattactaccttacagccttattctccatcactccgtattgctacccccctcaacaacactccctcttccacacgtccccgtccttctaccaccaccaaccctacaaatatctttaaTACTCTTATGTAATCCAGCTTattgggaccgatttttcgtgaccCCCCTGCAGCTCCTTACTCaagcaacactcttctcttttaacagtgcctccaaaaacaagtgggcagtgTCCCTTTCCATAccgatcgttcccgtctcgtAATAGTCAGAACTGAAACTGAAGCTCTAGCATTATCAGATCCAACTGATcactggcaaccccattcctccagaacctcatccaactcttgatacttgtactggaactccTATCTCCCCAGCCAACTGCCCAGTCGAtgccaaagattggtcagattgtggagaatacATATTCGCCTGCCTCAAGGACCGGGATGTggtatcagtacagtgctactccattcctcccagAGGTCACCGAAAGAACCTCACCGACACTGCCAAAATTATTTTCATAACATTGGTGCAGTCCCTCTCTGATGGACCATATCAACCTCCCCGCcagtgtcaaaactgttggcgttttggacacacacacacacaaatatattatatatatatatatatatatatatatatatatatatatatatatatatatatatatatatatacataaatgtatacatacatatatatatatatatatatatatatatatatatatatatatatatatatatatatatatatatatatattatatatatgtatgtatacatttatgtatatatatatatatatatatatatatatatatatatatatatatatatatatttctatatgtatacatatatatttctatatatttaaatatacatttctatatatatatacatatatatatatattcctatatatatacatatatattcctatatatatgcacatatgtatacccatatatatatacttaaacatttatatatacatttatacttatatatatcaggCGCGCAACTATGGGGGGTGGTCCTGGGGGTCCGAACCCCTGCCCTCTTTCTCAAAGGGGTGAAAGTGCCCTTTTTCTATGGCACTTTCTCTTGATCTATGGAATGGCAGTGagactgtttattgtatttttgtttggttcagtgcaagtatttattatcattaaaattcgtgtaacatttcttccgtttttaaatccgaagaacataattcaggctatatcccctgtaaataaaattcatattgtgccCCTTTTGTGGCCTTGACCCCTGCCCTCTAAAATTCTTAGTTgtgcgcctatatatatatatatatatatatatatatatatatatatatatatatatatatgtatgtgtgtatgtatgtatgtatatatgtgtgtgtgtatattttgtcaCAGTTAACTTgtcatagtaataaaaaaaactgtaACATGATACTGGTTAGACTCAGACAGATGGAGCACATCAAAATTGGAGAGTTGCTGTTATGGACGTATGTATTGAATGAAATCAATACCTTAATTTTTATGAAGAGAGTAACAATATTTCAGCGTTATTTCACTTCCTAATAGGTGCCTAgatagctcagttgggagagcgttagactgaagatctaaaggtccccggttcgatcccgggtctgggcagTTTTGGCGACCCAGCGAACCGGCTGACCGCGTGCCAgctgggtcgggggggggggggggggggggggggtacggccGGGCTTGGCTGCGGGAAGCCTTGGTGCTACCGTGAGGGTAAGATTAAGGTTATAGTATATAGTTTCAGAATGGCAAGtccttagtttctctctctctctctctctctctctctctctctctctctctctctctctctctatatatatatatatatatatatatatatatatatatatatatatatatatatttatatttatatataatatacatatatatttatttatatacatgcacacacacacacatatatatatgcatatatatacatatatgtatatatatacatatatatacatatgtatgtatgtatgtatgtatgtatccccctttctctccctcctcactgcccttccccaacctctcttctctctctacgtttgttgtgtgtgtttaagtgtgtatgtttgtgtatgcgttaactcacacacatacacatggcagacagacagcgaaatcGGCATTCAAATAAAGGAACATTTAGATGGATTCATAGATAAGACAAGCAATGATTAACAGTGATAGTTACATGAGACGGTAAAACCACAGATTAACCAAACCAAAACCGATTTTGCTATTGTCGATTCACTTATTAAATGC
This genomic interval carries:
- the LOC113826067 gene encoding uncharacterized protein isoform X5 produces the protein MSDVRTERENSPEFIEPGELPDELMEVFQDSDFGEDSNSGNRANALKLEHSGSPPRRLEDESSRLMEFELPEEPEEKFRPQEPSKKLIEVGHTLESGLFGEKGIIEVDLLEMDDDDIDVSDSEIMKEISSRLPDNPGNPDNPDNPGNPDNPDNPDHPDHPDNPDNPDHPDNKTSEEETGSKSRLGEQSEGTLDVSHDSDPFVGSGGLIEVGLLDVKDEPLEYANSDDNDVDGDDEDEDDDDGDEDGDEDGDNTALEEDPLHIDAEFLNMKSESPEPPKYSSKLSMDGDHGQGGSSKLTSVRRLTSKTYKQIKKFNLRSKKTKMLQKKSKAKVRVNRCSQCSCQRSNDEHRECSAHAQCSRSGHFDPLSCEICCPSVQALLDADTIDKDSEHWRKLKNRFLVATKWASRKNVPMNWLDEKLAHKLQMVKDPYHASNATTQVAVAEPKVPQDKLVDEKPSIPLPSQEYFSSSSTDGSTGSNYGSRTNRRKKKKKKAAQCSCCLIPIREDGHRKCSAHASCTKSGIFNPQACRICSPHVKALLKAETVDKKSVHWKALKGRFTNAKKWAARKGLVLKWGDDKLAHALQLNREYMRSKSEVSTASPAQQQSNTPSSDTLQESQLSQDKFRDIVYQYVTEVLKEKCSEDLLQSLPAAQSSKASRGKRGKVGSFSHLPSPKRRKKITPHSALDHSLSTKEGSSSVHSSTIPSSSFESAMPLPYPVSPDKPPAIGALGEGSGNSLPGIWFPVPSDWNVSMVGGKLVATKPYVDENGAVSRQPIENVEFQITRNSGNSVMKCRYVPSTDSNSYLSWEAAMNRLKQSLAEADQLFPEKHSNVTVALSPTSNGLDVDFHQEPSDVLTALGEDFLDLWRSVADAYAPRMLSMPPGFAGVSSIAGSSAYAQVFRFLSAPRIHMDDIPVHLRRPRIHYVEADGRTRQSALALSSVQAALAYGSDFAGRMAEKLQSDPELDAVTVIRLLQQQMLDAAQSLTFHIKDLLKQAIHFRLCLRKDTLPKLPESHHYKILKGDAFAADIFGPALEKAMNFKPPTTKD
- the LOC113826067 gene encoding uncharacterized protein isoform X6 translates to MSDVRTERENSPEFIEPGELPDELMEDSDFGEDSNSGNRANALKLEHSGSPPRRLEDESSRLMEFELPEEPEEKFRPQEPSKKLIEVGHTLESGLFGEKGIIEVDLLEMDDDDIDVSDSEIMKEISSRLPDNPGNPDNPDNPGNPDNPDNPDHPDHPDNPDNPDHPDNKTSEEETGSKSRLGEQSEGTLDVSHDSDPFVGSGGLIEVGLLDVKDEPLEYANSDDNDVDGDDEDEDDDDGDEDGDEDGDNTALEEDPLHIDAEFLNMKSESPEPPKYSSKLSMDGDHGQGGSSKLTSVRRLTSKTYKQIKKFNLRSKKTKMLQKKSKAKVRVNRCSQCSCQRSNDEHRECSAHAQCSRSGHFDPLSCEICCPSVQALLDADTIDKDSEHWRKLKNRFLVATKWASRKNVPMNWLDEKLAHKLQMVKDPYHASNATTQVAVAEPKVPQDKLVDEKPSIPLPSQEYFSSSSTDGSTGSNYGSRTNRRKKKKKKAAQCSCCLIPIREDGHRKCSAHASCTKSGIFNPQACRICSPHVKALLKAETVDKKSVHWKALKGRFTNAKKWAARKGLVLKWGDDKLAHALQLNREYMRSKSEVSTASPAQQQSNTPSSDTLQESQLSQDKFRDIVYQYVTEVLKEKCSEDLLQSLPAAQSSKASRGKRGKVGSFSHLPSPKRRKKITPHSALDHSLSTKEGSSSVHSSTIPSSSFESAMPLPYPVSPDKPPAIGALGEGSGNSLPGIWFPVPSDWNVSMVGGKLVATKPYVDENGAVSRQPIENVEFQITRNSGNSVMKCRYVPSTDSNSYLSWEAAMNRLKQSLAEADQLFPEKHSNVTVALSPTSNGLDVDFHQEPSDVLTALGEDFLDLWRSVADAYAPRMLSMPPGFAGVSSIAGSSAYAQVFRFLSAPRIHMDDIPVHLRRPRIHYVEADGRTRQSALALSSVQAALAYGSDFAGRMAEKLQSDPELDAVTVIRLLQQQMLDAAQSLTFHIKDLLKQAIHFRLCLRKDTLPKLPESHHYKILKGDAFAADIFGPALEKAMNFKPPTTKD
- the LOC113826067 gene encoding uncharacterized protein isoform X8; this encodes MSDVRTERENSPEFIEPGELPDELMEESGLFGEKGIIEVDLLEMDDDDIDVSDSEIMKEISSRLPDNPGNPDNPDNPGNPDNPDNPDHPDHPDNPDNPDHPDNKTSEEETGSKSRLGEQSEGTLDVSHDSDPFVGSGGLIEVGLLDVKDEPLEYANSDDNDVDGDDEDEDDDDGDEDGDEDGDNTALEEDPLHIDAEFLNMKSESPEPPKYSSKLSMDGDHGQGGSSKLTSVRRLTSKTYKQIKKFNLRSKKTKMLQKKSKAKVRVNRCSQCSCQRSNDEHRECSAHAQCSRSGHFDPLSCEICCPSVQALLDADTIDKDSEHWRKLKNRFLVATKWASRKNVPMNWLDEKLAHKLQMVKDPYHASNATTQVAVAEPKVPQDKLVDEKPSIPLPSQEYFSSSSTDGSTGSNYGSRTNRRKKKKKKAAQCSCCLIPIREDGHRKCSAHASCTKSGIFNPQACRICSPHVKALLKAETVDKKSVHWKALKGRFTNAKKWAARKGLVLKWGDDKLAHALQLNREYMRSKSEVSTASPAQQQSNTPSSDTLQESQLSQDKFRDIVYQYVTEVLKEKCSEDLLQSLPAAQSSKASRGKRGKVGSFSHLPSPKRRKKITPHSALDHSLSTKEGSSSVHSSTIPSSSFESAMPLPYPVSPDKPPAIGALGEGSGNSLPGIWFPVPSDWNVSMVGGKLVATKPYVDENGAVSRQPIENVEFQITRNSGNSVMKCRYVPSTDSNSYLSWEAAMNRLKQSLAEADQLFPEKHSNVTVALSPTSNGLDVDFHQEPSDVLTALGEDFLDLWRSVADAYAPRMLSMPPGFAGVSSIAGSSAYAQVFRFLSAPRIHMDDIPVHLRRPRIHYVEADGRTRQSALALSSVQAALAYGSDFAGRMAEKLQSDPELDAVTVIRLLQQQMLDAAQSLTFHIKDLLKQAIHFRLCLRKDTLPKLPESHHYKILKGDAFAADIFGPALEKAMNFKPPTTKD
- the LOC113826067 gene encoding uncharacterized protein isoform X7, whose product is MEFELPEEPEEKFRPQEPSKKLIEVGHTLESGLFGEKGIIEVDLLEMDDDDIDVSDSEIMKEISSRLPDNPGNPDNPDNPGNPDNPDNPDHPDHPDNPDNPDHPDNKTSEEETGSKSRLGEQSEGTLDVSHDSDPFVGSGGLIEVGLLDVKDEPLEYANSDDNDVDGDDEDEDDDDGDEDGDEDGDNTALEEDPLHIDAEFLNMKSESPEPPKYSSKLSMDGDHGQGGSSKLTSVRRLTSKTYKQIKKFNLRSKKTKMLQKKSKAKVRVNRCSQCSCQRSNDEHRECSAHAQCSRSGHFDPLSCEICCPSVQALLDADTIDKDSEHWRKLKNRFLVATKWASRKNVPMNWLDEKLAHKLQMVKDPYHASNATTQVAVAEPKVPQDKLVDEKPSIPLPSQEYFSSSSTDGSTGSNYGSRTNRRKKKKKKAAQCSCCLIPIREDGHRKCSAHASCTKSGIFNPQACRICSPHVKALLKAETVDKKSVHWKALKGRFTNAKKWAARKGLVLKWGDDKLAHALQLNREYMRSKSEVSTASPAQQQSNTPSSDTLQESQLSQDKFRDIVYQYVTEVLKEKCSEDLLQSLPAAQSSKASRGKRGKVGSFSHLPSPKRRKKITPHSALDHSLSTKEGSSSVHSSTIPSSSFESAMPLPYPVSPDKPPAIGALGEGSGNSLPGIWFPVPSDWNVSMVGGKLVATKPYVDENGAVSRQPIENVEFQITRNSGNSVMKCRYVPSTDSNSYLSWEAAMNRLKQSLAEADQLFPEKHSNVTVALSPTSNGLDVDFHQEPSDVLTALGEDFLDLWRSVADAYAPRMLSMPPGFAGVSSIAGSSAYAQVFRFLSAPRIHMDDIPVHLRRPRIHYVEADGRTRQSALALSSVQAALAYGSDFAGRMAEKLQSDPELDAVTVIRLLQQQMLDAAQSLTFHIKDLLKQAIHFRLCLRKDTLPKLPESHHYKILKGDAFAADIFGPALEKAMNFKPPTTKD